DNA sequence from the Dehalococcoidales bacterium genome:
GCAGAAAGAGAAGAGAACCCTTAACGTATTGCAGGGCGGCGTCCAGCCCTCCATTGCGATACAGCAGCGTCAGGCTCACAAAGAAGAGCACGGGCAGACTGGCCACGAAGGCTGCCAGTAGACCACCGTGGTGGGTGCCCACGTAGGCAATAGTGGCAACCACGCTACCACCAATCATAAAGTAAACAAGGTACTGCCACATCAGGTTCTATGACCTCCACTGCAGAACAGCCAGTGCCTCCACTGCGTGCCGGCCATATGGCCGTTGGGTTCCTCCAGCCGGCGCACCAGTACGGCTTCCCACGATGGTGGTCTGGTCCTTATGACCATTGATGCGTATGGTTGGCGCTAGCCCTGCAGACTATCCTCACCTGGTTCTCGATCCACTGGCGGTTGTTCGATACTCCCTCTTGAGGTAAGACACCCCTCGCTTATCCATCCGACCGTAGAACAGCACCAATTCGGAATGCTTTTCCAGGTCACGGTACCTCTTGACAGTCATGCCCTGGTCTCGTACTTTGGCCGCATCGAAGACACGAATATATCTGGCCTGTGAGCCGACTGACTCCGGGCGCGCCACATACCGGAGATTCTCCATGTCGCTTGGCAGTAGCCGGAACTCCTTCATCAGGTAGGCTTGCACCTTTTCAGGTAAGGGTCGGGCACCGTTACGTTTCGCCAGCCCCTTGGGCCAGCCCGCTACCCTGCTTCGTAGTAATCCAAGAAGGCCAATCATCGCTGTTCCCTCCTCCGTTTTAGCCAGGGGCCGTCCCCTTAGTACCTAGTATATGTCCACCTGTGTTACAATGGCGCTAGAAAACACTTGGGTTTTGCTAAGAAAACCCTTGGATTTTCCTTGGAATCCGGTATGGGAAATGTCATGGCGAAGAGAAGCGGAGTCCGGCGATCGAGAGGAGCGGCCAAGCCTCTGAAGCCAGTGGGCACCGGCATGCAGAATGGTGATCGGGGGCAGCCATCGCATTCCGCTGAAGCTAATGCGCGCGCCGAGTTGATCCTGGAAGGCAGCGCGGATGGGATTCTGGCCATTGATTCAGAGCGCCGCATACTTGCTTTCAACGCGGCCCTGGAAAGCCTCACTGGCTGGAGCAGGGATGAGGTTGTTGGCAAGCGCTGCTTCGAGGTACTCGGGCTGGAGGATGACCAGGGAGCCAACCTGTGCCAGACCAGGTGTCCGCTCCTGAGAGAAATGACGGGGCCCTCTAACCTTGACGGTGTCATCACCACCAAAGACGGCCGAAGACGTGATGTGGCCCTCAGGTACTCTCTGCCATCTTCGGGCAGAGAGGCATCGCTCCCTGTAGTGGTGAACGTGCGGGACATGGGACGGTTGGCCAGAGTGGAGGCTCTCAACTCCAGTCTCTTAGCTATCACTTCACACGAACTCCAGACACCGATATCGATCATCAAAGCGTACGCCAACACCCTTGCCCGACCCGATGTCAAGTGGGATGAGGAGACCATAAGGGACAAGCTACGCGCTATAGAGGAAGAGAGTGACCGGCTGAGCGAGCTGGTGAGCAAGCTACTGTATGCGTCGCGGATTGATAGCGACACAATACTGTTGAATAGGCTGGTACTGGACCTGCCCAAGGAAGTATACAGAGTAGCGGAGAGGTTGACCGGTCCGTCTGAAACACATCAGGTGGAAATTGATTTCCCGACGGATTTCCCCCCCGTCTACGCGGACCCGGAGAAGATCGGGGACGTGCTGACAAACCTTCTGGAGAACGCTGTCAAGTTCTCACCGGAGGGCGGTAAGATAATTGTCAGAGGAGACGTCTCGGGGGATGAGGTTCTGATAACCGTTACTGATGAGGGGATTGGCATAGCGCCCCAGGAGTGGGAGCTTATCTTCAATCGGTTCTATAGAGCTGATGATGCACGGGTGAGGAGTATTCAAGGCATTGGGCTGGGCTTGCACATCTGCAAAGCTACCGTAGAGGGACACGGCGGCAGGATCTGGGCGCATGGCGGGCCCGGCAAAGGCGCATGCTTTAGCTTCACACTGCCCGTAGCCGGTGAGGAATAACATCGGAGAGGTTGTGGCTGATACACCTGGAATATAGGAGCCTAAGATGGTACTGAGAAAGACCATTCTGGTAGCGGATGATGAGCCTCGCATACTAGAGGCAGTCACCATGAATCTAGAGGTCGAGGGATTCCAGGTATCTGTCGCCTCCAATGGGTCTGAAGCACTCAAGAAGGTCTCTGCAGAGTTGCCAGACCTGGTTATTCTGGATGTTATGATGCCGGAGATGGATGGGTTCGAGACACTGCAGGCGATTCGGGAGATCTCAACCGTATCGGTAATCATGCTGACGGTGAAGGGCGAAGAGACAGACAGGGTCAAGGGACTTGACCTGGGAGCCGATGACTACATCACCAAGCCCTTTAGCCCCAGGGAGCTTGTTTCGAGGGTCAAGGCGGCGCTTCGCCGGGCCGAGACGCCAACGGCGGCCCCAAAGACTGAAATACGTGTAGATGACGATCTGACTATCGACTTTGCCCGCCGCAGAGCATTGGTCAAAGGAAAGGAAATCCGGCTCAGGCCTACAGAGTACCGTCTTCTATACCACCTCGTCAGCAATGCCGGTCGTGTTCTCACCCACGA
Encoded proteins:
- a CDS encoding ATP-binding protein, yielding MAKRSGVRRSRGAAKPLKPVGTGMQNGDRGQPSHSAEANARAELILEGSADGILAIDSERRILAFNAALESLTGWSRDEVVGKRCFEVLGLEDDQGANLCQTRCPLLREMTGPSNLDGVITTKDGRRRDVALRYSLPSSGREASLPVVVNVRDMGRLARVEALNSSLLAITSHELQTPISIIKAYANTLARPDVKWDEETIRDKLRAIEEESDRLSELVSKLLYASRIDSDTILLNRLVLDLPKEVYRVAERLTGPSETHQVEIDFPTDFPPVYADPEKIGDVLTNLLENAVKFSPEGGKIIVRGDVSGDEVLITVTDEGIGIAPQEWELIFNRFYRADDARVRSIQGIGLGLHICKATVEGHGGRIWAHGGPGKGACFSFTLPVAGEE
- a CDS encoding response regulator transcription factor encodes the protein MVLRKTILVADDEPRILEAVTMNLEVEGFQVSVASNGSEALKKVSAELPDLVILDVMMPEMDGFETLQAIREISTVSVIMLTVKGEETDRVKGLDLGADDYITKPFSPRELVSRVKAALRRAETPTAAPKTEIRVDDDLTIDFARRRALVKGKEIRLRPTEYRLLYHLVSNAGRVLTHETLLRRVWGYEYRDEDQYLWLYITYLRKKLEGDPKHPKYILGERGIGYRFVEF